Proteins encoded by one window of Manihot esculenta cultivar AM560-2 chromosome 10, M.esculenta_v8, whole genome shotgun sequence:
- the LOC110624908 gene encoding uncharacterized protein LOC110624908 yields MPLTRFATDALGVVTICLVALLVLLGLLCIVYSFYFRSRIRNQGLIQLSYFSGPWIIRITFILFVIWWGFGEIIRLSLLRRDGRVLNALDLKWQETVCKGYIVSNMGFAEPCLFLTLVFLLRAPLQNMETGILSRKWNRRTAGYVLLYCLPIFALQLFIILIGPQLRKNKGSLQKLPHYFTSTVMIENAADVIALCTYPLLNTILLGLFATILTVYLFWLGRRILKLVINKGLQKRVYTLIFSVSSFLPLRVLLLGLSVLSKPEHILFEALAFSAFLALVCCSGVCICILVYCPIADSLALGNLQDVEARRRIIDEHNDTMSLIANQSHLEESSRLSPGRNSDASTKRGSISFRTYERDGASTGPFVELSLFSPSQDATPPGSPPLGWPMRPPRQAQGY; encoded by the coding sequence ATGCCCCTGACGAGATTTGCTACCGATGCACTCGGTGTGGTTACAATTTGTCTAGTTGCTCTACTGGTTCTTCTTGGTTTGCTTTGCATTGTCTACTCATTTTACTTCCGCTCTCGCATTCGTAATCAAGGCCTCATTCAACTCTCTTATTTTAGTGGTCCTTGGATTATCCGAATCACATTCATTTTGTTTGTAATCTGGTGGGGTTTTGGTGAGATTATACGGTTAAGTTTATTGAGGCGTGACGGAAGAGTGTTGAATGCCCTAGACTTGAAATGGCAGGAAACTGTTTGCAAAGGCTACATTGTCTCAAATATGGGTTTTGCAGAACCCTGTCTATTCCTCACCCTTGTTTTTCTCCTTCGTGCACCCTTACAGAATATGGAAACAGGAATTCTAAGCCGAAAATGGAACAGAAGAACAGCAGGATATGTTCTTCTTTATTGCCTTCCCATTTTTGCCCTTCAGCTCTTCATCATTCTAATTGGACCACAGTTGCGCAAGAATAAAGGCTCCTTGCAAAAATTGCCCCATTATTTTACAAGCACAGTTATGATAGAAAATGCTGCTGATGTTATTGCCCTCTGCACTTACCCTTTACTAAATACCATCCTCCTAGGGCTTTTTGCCACCATACTAACTGTTTACCTGTTTTGGCTTGGAAGGCGGATATTGAAATTGGTCATCAACAAGGGATTGCAGAAGAGAGTCTACACATTAATATTCTCTGTTTCTAGTTTTCTCCCATTAAGGGTTCTTCTACTTgggctttcagttttatctaaACCAGAGCATATTCTGTTTGAAGCTCTTGCTTTCTCAGCTTTTCTTGCCCTTGTATGTTGTTCTGGGGTTTGTATTTGCATTCTCGTGTACTGCCCAATTGCAGATTCTTTGGCCCTGGGGAATCTTCAAGACGTGGAGGCTAGGAGAAGAATTATTGATGAGCACAATGACACTATGTCTCTCATTGCTAACCAAAGTCATCTTGAAGAAAGCAGTCGTTTAAGCCCTGGGAGAAACTCTGATGCCTCTACCAAGCGTGGATCCATTTCTTTTCGAACTTATGAGAGGGATGGAGCTTCAACTGGGCCATTTGTGGAACTAAGTCTCTTCTCTCCTAGTCAAGATGCAACCCCACCAGGATCCCCTCCACTTGGTTGGCCTATGCGTCCGCCAAGGCAAGCACAGGGATACTAA